A region from the Methanothermobacter sp. genome encodes:
- the rqcH gene encoding ribosome rescue protein RqcH, which translates to MKTMSNVDIFAVTRELNEILRGARVDKAYQPLRDTVIIRFHVPGEGRVDVVMQAGVRIHRTEYPPENPKIPPSFPMLLRKHLRGGIVREVRQHSFDRIVEIEIEKEQKYTLVVELFSKGNIILLNQEGEIILPLKQKTWSDRRIAPRERYEYPPSRGLHPLRYEMGELEEMLKNSDTDLIRTLARNGFGGLYAEEIVLRSGIDKNRAASTLSRDEIEKIDSAINELFKPLKDLKFKPHIIKNGEGDVLPIELMVYRDREREYFETFNEAADEFFSSIFREELRKVHEAEWEKEVEKFRKRLRIQRETLQKFQDTIDTSTRKGDLLYAHYSAVEDVLRTIRDAREKYSWKEIRKIISDARSKGMVEAQMIQEIDGMGNMTLLIDGERIRIDPKLGVPENAEVYYEKAKKAKRKIKGVLQAIEKTEKEIERVKKRRDDALRNIMVPQKRVRRKLRWFEKFRWFISSDDFLVIGGRDAGTNEMVVKRHMEPRDIYLHSDIHGAPSVVIKSEGREVPETTIQEAAVFAASFSSAWSRGFTSLDVYWVHPEQVSKTPRAGEFVARGAFIIRGPRNYMRGVPLKVAVGVVDQDGERVMCGPPSAVKKRTDNFVVVKPGYTKKEALAKSIKAKVDPENLFPLEDFIRILPPGKGDIVTG; encoded by the coding sequence ATGAAGACAATGTCAAACGTTGATATTTTTGCAGTTACCAGGGAACTCAATGAGATTCTAAGGGGTGCTAGGGTGGATAAGGCCTATCAACCCCTCAGGGACACTGTGATAATCAGATTCCATGTACCAGGAGAGGGGAGGGTGGATGTGGTTATGCAGGCAGGTGTAAGGATACATAGAACAGAGTATCCCCCTGAAAATCCAAAGATCCCCCCATCATTCCCCATGCTCCTCCGAAAGCACCTCAGGGGTGGAATCGTAAGGGAGGTCCGGCAGCACAGCTTTGACAGGATAGTGGAGATAGAAATCGAGAAGGAGCAGAAATACACCCTCGTAGTGGAACTATTCTCAAAGGGGAACATAATACTCCTGAACCAGGAGGGTGAGATAATACTGCCTCTTAAACAGAAAACCTGGAGTGACCGTCGAATAGCGCCCCGTGAAAGGTATGAGTACCCCCCATCAAGGGGCCTCCACCCCCTCAGATATGAGATGGGTGAGCTTGAGGAGATGCTGAAAAACTCAGACACTGACCTCATAAGGACCCTTGCAAGAAACGGCTTTGGGGGCCTCTATGCAGAGGAAATCGTTCTGAGGTCCGGTATCGACAAGAACAGAGCAGCCAGCACCCTGAGCAGAGATGAGATAGAAAAAATTGACTCTGCAATAAATGAACTCTTCAAGCCTCTCAAGGACCTCAAATTCAAACCCCACATCATAAAGAATGGTGAGGGTGACGTGCTTCCCATTGAGCTCATGGTGTATCGTGATAGGGAGAGGGAGTACTTTGAAACCTTCAACGAGGCGGCAGACGAGTTCTTCAGTTCAATATTCAGGGAGGAACTCAGGAAGGTCCATGAGGCCGAGTGGGAGAAAGAGGTCGAGAAATTCAGGAAAAGACTCAGGATACAGAGGGAGACCCTCCAGAAATTCCAGGACACAATAGATACCTCAACAAGAAAGGGTGACCTCCTCTATGCGCACTACTCAGCCGTTGAGGATGTCCTTAGAACAATAAGGGATGCCCGTGAAAAATACTCCTGGAAGGAAATACGGAAAATAATATCTGACGCCCGCAGTAAGGGAATGGTGGAGGCCCAGATGATCCAGGAAATTGATGGGATGGGAAACATGACCCTCCTTATTGACGGTGAAAGGATAAGAATTGATCCGAAGCTGGGGGTTCCAGAGAACGCAGAGGTCTACTATGAAAAGGCCAAGAAAGCCAAGAGGAAAATAAAGGGTGTGCTCCAGGCGATCGAGAAAACAGAGAAAGAAATTGAGAGGGTTAAGAAGAGAAGGGACGATGCCCTCAGAAACATCATGGTCCCCCAGAAAAGGGTTAGGAGAAAACTCCGCTGGTTTGAAAAATTCCGCTGGTTCATCTCATCAGACGACTTCCTTGTGATTGGTGGAAGGGACGCCGGCACAAATGAGATGGTGGTGAAGAGGCACATGGAGCCAAGGGACATATACCTCCACTCAGATATTCATGGGGCTCCATCGGTGGTTATAAAAAGTGAGGGCCGGGAGGTACCAGAAACAACCATTCAGGAAGCCGCGGTTTTTGCAGCGTCATTTTCAAGTGCATGGAGCAGGGGTTTCACGTCCCTGGATGTCTACTGGGTTCACCCGGAGCAGGTTTCGAAGACTCCCAGGGCTGGAGAATTTGTTGCTAGGGGTGCCTTCATCATAAGGGGTCCCAGAAATTACATGAGGGGTGTTCCCCTCAAGGTGGCTGTTGGTGTGGTGGACCAGGATGGGGAGAGGGTGATGTGCGGTCCCCCATCGGCGGTGAAAAAAAGAACAGATAATTTTGTCGTGGTAAAACCAGGTTACACCAAAAAAGAGGCCCTTGCAAAGTCAATAAAGGCGAAAGTTGATCCTGAGAATCTATTCCCCCTTGAAGACTTTATAAGAATCCTTCCACCTGGAAAGGGCGACATTGTTACAGGATAG
- a CDS encoding DUF2070 family protein gives MSSTKNVTDLSKYIMTLPKTEISLLSMIFISFVVGAVGFIIDTVPGISVLHDILYGGTNGVLVLGFSSIMAGAITQPWVNSLGGRRMKMKQSMFLAFFSMMIFSLIYLGGCLASSILQSDLILNSIILASAVIFAFRLLVIWGTSNISFTNSTLISSVQPVLIVSMNIVVAFLSLATNIGYFSVIGFLLKILVASAMLILAIYSFVMVVESPMRKNLGVGSLEFLSLFLSHITEDSPELESIFSEIGEPVDTLAGVVAFQRGSNIKALFISPSVHPGPIGTIGGANMPTILSERFDTFTMVAHGPSTHDFNPVSVRELEKVEDAVREALDGIEYHEGASKFRRYTRNSATIGVQFFGDGMLILATMAPNGFDDIEFGVGLSMMNLAGGRCGLKNVVVVDCHNSFQGETGRILAGNPEMFDLLDAVDSIECPPRLHKLRVGCAQRKMDGLSKENGIGQSGVMVMVVEAGEQRTAYVLLDANNMVMGFRDEILEELLKLDIDEAEVMTTDTHFVNTLSGGHNPIGKHKREEIIEEIRKAVSEAVDDLEEVKAGCRVVRIRGLHTLGPTNSTELVSTISSIVAVSRVIAPLIFVLALIFVFAWIFYWA, from the coding sequence ATGTCAAGCACAAAGAATGTGACTGATCTTTCAAAGTACATCATGACCCTCCCGAAAACCGAAATATCACTCCTATCAATGATATTTATAAGCTTCGTTGTGGGTGCTGTGGGGTTTATCATCGATACGGTCCCAGGGATAAGTGTTCTCCATGACATACTCTATGGGGGAACCAATGGTGTGCTTGTCCTTGGATTTTCATCAATAATGGCCGGTGCCATCACCCAGCCCTGGGTCAACTCGCTGGGTGGTAGAAGGATGAAGATGAAACAGTCAATGTTCCTGGCATTCTTCTCCATGATGATCTTCTCCCTCATCTACCTGGGGGGGTGCCTGGCATCATCCATACTGCAGAGCGACCTCATACTCAACTCCATAATACTCGCCTCCGCTGTTATATTCGCCTTCCGTCTGCTGGTGATCTGGGGAACCTCAAACATAAGCTTCACAAATTCAACCCTGATATCCTCTGTGCAACCAGTTCTAATAGTGAGCATGAACATCGTTGTGGCATTTCTGAGTCTAGCCACAAACATTGGCTACTTCAGTGTGATAGGATTTTTACTGAAGATACTTGTCGCCTCAGCAATGCTCATACTCGCCATCTACTCATTTGTCATGGTGGTCGAGTCACCAATGAGAAAGAACCTGGGGGTCGGCTCACTGGAATTCCTGAGCCTCTTTCTCTCACATATAACCGAGGATTCCCCTGAACTTGAAAGCATCTTCAGTGAGATCGGTGAACCCGTAGATACACTTGCAGGTGTGGTGGCATTCCAGAGGGGCTCCAATATAAAGGCCCTCTTCATAAGCCCCTCGGTACACCCGGGTCCAATAGGTACCATAGGCGGTGCCAACATGCCCACCATACTCTCTGAGAGATTTGACACATTCACCATGGTGGCCCATGGCCCCTCAACCCATGACTTCAACCCGGTATCAGTGAGGGAACTGGAAAAGGTTGAGGATGCCGTCAGGGAGGCGCTTGATGGTATTGAGTACCATGAGGGCGCCAGTAAATTCAGGAGATACACCAGAAACAGCGCCACCATCGGAGTCCAGTTCTTTGGCGATGGCATGCTGATCCTTGCAACAATGGCCCCTAATGGATTCGATGACATAGAATTTGGTGTAGGGCTTTCAATGATGAACCTTGCAGGGGGCCGCTGCGGATTAAAAAATGTGGTTGTTGTGGACTGTCACAACTCCTTCCAGGGTGAAACAGGCCGGATACTTGCGGGTAACCCTGAAATGTTCGACCTTCTTGATGCTGTGGACTCCATCGAGTGCCCTCCACGCCTCCATAAACTTAGAGTTGGCTGTGCCCAGAGGAAAATGGATGGACTCTCAAAGGAGAACGGTATTGGCCAGAGCGGAGTTATGGTCATGGTGGTTGAGGCCGGAGAACAGAGGACAGCCTATGTACTCCTTGACGCCAATAACATGGTCATGGGCTTCAGGGATGAGATACTGGAGGAACTCTTGAAGCTGGACATAGATGAAGCCGAAGTGATGACAACCGACACCCACTTTGTGAACACCCTTTCAGGGGGCCACAATCCCATCGGGAAACACAAAAGGGAGGAGATCATAGAAGAGATCAGAAAGGCGGTTTCAGAGGCGGTTGATGATCTTGAGGAGGTAAAGGCAGGGTGCCGGGTCGTTAGAATAAGGGGTCTGCATACCCTCGGCCCCACCAATTCAACGGAACTCGTATCAACCATAAGTTCAATCGTTGCTGTGAGCCGTGTGATAGCCCCCCTCATATTCGTACTTGCACTTATATTCGTCTTTGCCTGGATATTCTACTGGGCCTGA
- a CDS encoding FumA C-terminus/TtdB family hydratase beta subunit: MEIKLKTPLSDEVTQLKAGDIVYITGKIFTARDRAHRRIIERGAPFDIEGSVIFHAGPIIRFEGEPDTSSESITKPPARLVVVGPTTSGRMNPFQPEVIEMGVRAVIGKGGMDDRTRNALRKKGAVYLAAVGGCAALYGSAVKGIAAVHWLDLGVPEAVWELEVEDFGPLIVAMDSAGRSLYETSDDEYDLEVQRILD, translated from the coding sequence ATGGAGATAAAACTTAAAACACCACTTTCAGATGAGGTAACCCAACTTAAAGCTGGTGACATCGTTTACATTACAGGAAAAATATTCACGGCCCGTGACAGGGCCCATAGAAGGATAATTGAAAGGGGAGCCCCCTTTGATATTGAGGGCTCTGTGATATTCCATGCGGGACCCATAATAAGATTTGAAGGGGAACCTGATACCAGCAGTGAGTCAATAACTAAACCCCCAGCGCGGCTTGTGGTCGTGGGGCCCACCACAAGCGGGAGAATGAACCCCTTCCAGCCGGAGGTTATAGAGATGGGTGTGAGGGCGGTTATAGGTAAGGGTGGAATGGATGATAGAACCAGGAATGCCCTGAGAAAAAAAGGCGCTGTTTACCTTGCAGCCGTGGGGGGCTGCGCGGCACTCTATGGCTCGGCAGTTAAGGGTATAGCGGCGGTGCACTGGCTGGACCTGGGTGTGCCTGAGGCTGTATGGGAGCTTGAGGTCGAGGACTTCGGACCCCTCATAGTTGCCATGGACTCCGCTGGCAGAAGCCTCTATGAAACCTCAGATGATGAATACGACCTTGAGGTCCAGAGGATACTCGACTGA
- a CDS encoding class III signal peptide-containing protein, with the protein MKFLKDEAGQGAAEYILLFGGVIVIAIVALLIYRAYFSKSNLNAAQDINNVRTNVNTGAGI; encoded by the coding sequence ATGAAGTTCCTGAAAGATGAAGCCGGACAGGGCGCAGCTGAATACATACTGCTCTTCGGTGGTGTAATCGTAATAGCAATCGTCGCACTACTAATCTACAGAGCATACTTCAGCAAATCAAACCTCAACGCAGCACAGGACATAAACAACGTAAGGACAAACGTCAACACAGGCGCAGGAATCTAA
- a CDS encoding Zn-ribbon domain-containing protein, whose protein sequence is MHQCIKCGEKFRSSDELKSGCPKCGSRYFRYVADRRDPEPAGDPIETIMVRKNGIYEVNLTSLLEDDSIIVSDEEGKYFIDLNFLLKKNLKRRVK, encoded by the coding sequence GTGCATCAGTGCATTAAGTGCGGGGAGAAGTTCAGGTCTTCAGATGAACTTAAGAGTGGATGTCCAAAATGTGGAAGCAGGTACTTTAGGTATGTGGCCGACAGAAGGGACCCTGAACCGGCCGGAGATCCCATTGAGACCATAATGGTCAGGAAGAACGGCATATATGAGGTTAACCTGACATCCCTGCTTGAGGATGACTCAATAATCGTATCTGATGAGGAGGGCAAATACTTCATTGACCTGAACTTCTTGCTCAAGAAGAATCTTAAGAGAAGGGTTAAATAA
- a CDS encoding TIGR03576 family pyridoxal phosphate-dependent enzyme, translating to MMFQDHLNEVKRREHALQMIGERISSEGREGIYDLTGLSGGFPLEVEDIGLLETYVGPAVFEERLQIAGREHMGGEMVAAFNRTSSAILASILELAEPDSMVVHYLPELPSHPSIPASTELAAARYHETDDFTEDIPENTSLVVVTGSTMDHRVVDESELQQVIERAHFVGVPVLVDDASGARLRTVLFNQKRACDLGADLAVTSTDKLMHGPRGGLLAGRSDLVERVKSRAYRFGLEAQPPVIAAMVRALESFDPSEILNALEKKGYLLEALKDLKVEETPTGIMIKQDSLEKLYDSTYTGDEIGVALSMLLLSDHGIITIPAVGMPGASKTLRFDLASRDAERLEPELLREAIEDAVDKLSGIIRDRKMMEKLIFGS from the coding sequence TTGATGTTCCAGGATCACCTCAATGAGGTTAAGCGCAGGGAACACGCCCTCCAGATGATAGGGGAGCGTATTTCCAGCGAGGGCCGTGAGGGAATATATGACCTCACGGGTCTTTCAGGGGGCTTTCCCCTTGAGGTAGAGGATATTGGTCTCCTTGAGACGTACGTGGGGCCGGCGGTATTCGAGGAGAGACTCCAGATAGCTGGCAGAGAGCACATGGGCGGTGAGATGGTGGCTGCCTTTAACAGGACAAGCAGCGCAATACTTGCATCCATACTGGAACTTGCAGAGCCTGATTCAATGGTTGTGCACTACCTCCCGGAGCTCCCATCCCACCCATCCATCCCGGCAAGCACCGAACTTGCAGCAGCCAGGTACCATGAGACAGATGACTTCACTGAGGATATACCAGAAAACACATCTCTCGTGGTCGTAACAGGTTCGACAATGGACCACAGGGTTGTTGATGAATCTGAACTCCAGCAGGTAATTGAAAGGGCCCACTTTGTTGGGGTCCCGGTACTTGTGGATGATGCATCAGGCGCCAGGCTGAGGACGGTTCTATTTAACCAGAAGAGGGCATGTGACCTGGGAGCAGACCTTGCAGTTACAAGCACAGATAAACTGATGCACGGGCCAAGGGGGGGTCTTCTCGCAGGAAGATCCGACCTTGTGGAGAGGGTTAAATCAAGGGCCTACCGGTTCGGACTTGAGGCCCAGCCCCCAGTCATCGCTGCAATGGTGAGGGCACTGGAGAGCTTTGACCCATCTGAAATTCTCAACGCCCTTGAAAAGAAGGGATACCTTCTTGAGGCTCTGAAGGACCTTAAGGTGGAGGAGACACCCACAGGGATAATGATAAAACAGGATTCACTGGAGAAACTCTATGATTCCACATACACTGGTGATGAAATTGGCGTGGCCCTTTCAATGCTGCTCCTCTCTGACCATGGAATAATAACCATACCCGCTGTGGGTATGCCAGGGGCATCAAAGACACTGAGGTTTGACCTGGCATCAAGGGACGCAGAGAGGCTTGAACCTGAACTTCTGAGGGAGGCAATTGAGGACGCAGTGGATAAACTTTCAGGCATCATCAGGGACAGAAAAATGATGGAAAAACTTATCTTCGGTTCATGA
- a CDS encoding metal-dependent hydrolase: MKIQWFGHSAFEITSDDTKILIDPFISNNPLCNTAVEEFDPDIICVTHGHADHLGDAMEIADRSGAILIANHELSVFFGRQGLESNGMNIGGTVSVDGITIRMVDAKHSSDIDFTEEVTSGGSACGYIIETPEGKVYHAGDTGLFADMRDVIGAIYRPEIALLPIGDRYTMGPEDASIAVEWIKPERVFPMHYNTFPVIEQDPEIFAEMVGRTSPDTEVVVLDVGGVYED, from the coding sequence GTGAAAATTCAGTGGTTTGGACACTCTGCATTTGAGATAACATCAGATGATACAAAAATACTCATAGATCCGTTCATAAGCAACAACCCTCTCTGCAATACTGCAGTGGAGGAATTTGACCCTGACATCATCTGTGTAACCCATGGCCATGCAGATCACCTGGGCGATGCCATGGAAATAGCCGACAGGTCAGGGGCCATCTTGATAGCTAACCACGAGCTCTCGGTTTTCTTTGGAAGGCAGGGGCTTGAAAGTAACGGTATGAACATTGGCGGAACTGTTTCTGTTGATGGAATCACCATAAGGATGGTGGATGCCAAGCACTCCTCAGATATAGATTTCACAGAGGAGGTCACATCAGGGGGAAGCGCATGCGGTTACATCATTGAAACCCCTGAGGGGAAGGTGTACCATGCAGGTGACACAGGACTGTTCGCGGATATGAGGGATGTTATAGGTGCCATTTATCGCCCCGAAATTGCACTTCTACCCATAGGGGACCGCTACACAATGGGGCCAGAGGACGCGTCCATCGCCGTGGAATGGATAAAACCAGAAAGGGTGTTTCCCATGCACTACAACACCTTTCCAGTAATTGAACAGGACCCGGAGATCTTTGCTGAAATGGTAGGGAGAACCTCCCCCGACACAGAGGTCGTTGTCCTTGATGTTGGGGGAGTCTATGAAGATTAA
- a CDS encoding DUF6282 family protein, producing MRSRGYSTECVSGMFDFSLSEHIKLEGLVDTHIHTAPDVRDRFMNDIELASAALREGMEAVVIKSHTEPTSGRAALASEVTGMRVIGGVTLNTSVGGLNPDAVHAAAMMGGRFVWLPTVSVGRAAGDLDGVISAVAEHDMVLGTGHLKPPEIFHVLDLAADYGAGKIIINHPLTGVVGATLEEQREMSRRAYLEHCLVACMPRHDGLDFERIVESVRYVGAERCIMATDFGQGHNPSPIAGMKQFIYLMKKHGFSHSDITMMCRDNPLELIS from the coding sequence TTGAGGTCCAGAGGATACTCGACTGAGTGTGTGAGCGGAATGTTTGACTTCAGCCTCTCGGAGCACATTAAACTTGAGGGACTTGTGGACACCCATATCCACACAGCCCCCGATGTGAGGGATAGATTCATGAATGACATTGAACTTGCTTCCGCCGCACTCAGGGAGGGTATGGAGGCTGTTGTGATAAAGAGCCACACTGAACCCACCTCAGGGAGGGCTGCACTGGCCTCTGAGGTTACAGGGATGAGGGTCATTGGGGGCGTTACACTGAACACGTCGGTGGGGGGTCTCAACCCGGATGCGGTCCATGCCGCCGCCATGATGGGCGGAAGGTTCGTCTGGTTACCCACGGTCTCGGTGGGGAGGGCTGCGGGTGACCTTGATGGTGTTATTTCTGCTGTTGCTGAACATGACATGGTCCTGGGAACTGGGCACCTGAAGCCCCCTGAGATATTCCATGTGCTCGACCTTGCTGCAGATTATGGGGCCGGTAAAATTATCATCAACCATCCACTGACGGGTGTTGTGGGTGCCACCCTGGAGGAGCAGAGGGAGATGTCAAGGCGGGCTTACCTTGAGCACTGCCTTGTGGCCTGCATGCCCCGCCATGATGGGCTTGACTTTGAACGCATAGTTGAATCTGTGAGGTATGTTGGCGCGGAAAGGTGCATAATGGCAACGGACTTCGGGCAGGGCCACAATCCATCCCCCATTGCAGGCATGAAGCAGTTCATATACCTGATGAAGAAACATGGATTTTCTCACTCAGATATAACGATGATGTGCCGGGATAACCCCCTTGAACTGATATCCTGA
- a CDS encoding TIGR00288 family NYN domain-containing protein — protein sequence MRSFEKLTSLKEYIPIKKKEGGEKNIGLLVDGPNMLRKEFSLNLDLVRKIMSEYGNMRVGKVLLNQYASDKLIEAIVNQGFTPIVVAGDTDVYMAVEAMELIYNPNIDIIALMTRDADFLPIINKAKENGKDTIVIGAEPGFSAALQNSADHAIILKPENGRPRKGHVAGEN from the coding sequence ATGCGAAGTTTTGAAAAACTGACTTCCCTTAAGGAATACATTCCCATCAAGAAAAAGGAGGGCGGTGAAAAGAACATTGGCCTTCTTGTGGATGGGCCGAACATGCTCAGAAAGGAATTCAGTCTGAACCTGGACCTTGTAAGAAAGATAATGTCTGAATACGGGAATATGCGTGTTGGAAAGGTTCTTCTGAACCAGTACGCCTCTGATAAACTGATAGAGGCCATTGTGAACCAGGGCTTTACACCAATTGTCGTGGCTGGAGATACAGATGTCTACATGGCTGTTGAGGCCATGGAACTGATATACAACCCTAATATTGATATAATAGCCCTTATGACACGCGACGCTGATTTTCTACCAATAATAAACAAGGCAAAGGAAAATGGTAAGGATACAATTGTGATAGGTGCCGAGCCAGGTTTCAGTGCTGCACTTCAGAATTCTGCGGACCATGCCATAATCCTTAAACCAGAGAATGGCAGGCCAAGGAAGGGGCATGTTGCAGGGGAAAACTGA
- the rtcA gene encoding RNA 3'-terminal phosphate cyclase, with translation MDGSEGEGGGAVVRASTALAVLKSRRIRIYNIRARRPRKGLSHQHLTAVRAIAEISNGRLRGDELGSMELEFSPGRVSGGKFEFDIKTAGSTGLVLQAIMIASTASTGELDVTVRGGTDVLWAPTADYLREVTLPILGMMGYTAKLELIERGYYPEGGGVVHATMEPSTLRPLVLEKAEIHCIRGVSHSRNLPIHVAERQAESARRTLKRTGLDVDIRVEDASGSLGRGSGITLWAEGNTRLGATSLGKPGKRAELVGSEAAEELLGFIESGRPLDRYMGDQIIPYMAITGNSRVATSELTLHAETNIMLAEKITGRKFRVDGERGGPAVIEAL, from the coding sequence ATTGATGGATCAGAGGGCGAAGGTGGGGGAGCCGTTGTAAGGGCTTCCACGGCCCTTGCAGTCCTAAAATCACGCAGAATAAGGATATACAATATCAGGGCCCGCAGGCCAAGGAAGGGACTCTCACACCAGCACCTCACTGCTGTGAGGGCAATTGCAGAGATAAGCAATGGCAGACTGAGGGGGGATGAGCTCGGGTCAATGGAGCTTGAATTTTCACCGGGACGTGTTAGTGGCGGGAAATTTGAATTTGACATAAAAACCGCTGGAAGCACGGGACTTGTCCTCCAGGCCATAATGATAGCCTCCACAGCCTCCACTGGTGAACTGGATGTAACCGTGAGGGGTGGCACCGATGTCCTCTGGGCACCCACAGCAGACTACCTCAGGGAGGTGACGCTCCCCATCCTTGGTATGATGGGTTACACCGCAAAACTTGAGTTAATTGAGAGAGGCTACTATCCTGAGGGTGGGGGTGTGGTCCATGCAACCATGGAGCCATCCACCCTCAGACCCCTCGTACTTGAAAAGGCGGAAATTCACTGTATAAGGGGTGTTTCCCACTCCAGGAACCTTCCGATACATGTTGCTGAGAGACAGGCTGAATCAGCAAGGAGGACCCTCAAGAGAACCGGCCTGGATGTTGATATACGTGTTGAGGACGCCTCCGGTTCACTGGGGAGGGGCTCGGGTATCACACTCTGGGCTGAGGGCAACACAAGGCTAGGTGCCACTTCACTGGGGAAACCAGGTAAAAGGGCAGAACTGGTTGGTTCAGAGGCTGCAGAGGAACTCCTGGGTTTCATAGAATCTGGCAGACCCCTTGACAGGTACATGGGCGATCAGATCATCCCCTACATGGCCATCACAGGAAATTCGAGAGTGGCCACCTCTGAACTTACACTGCATGCGGAGACCAATATAATGCTTGCAGAAAAGATAACAGGAAGGAAATTCAGGGTTGATGGTGAACGCGGGGGGCCAGCCGTAATCGAGGCCCTCTGA
- a CDS encoding class III signal peptide-containing protein, producing MIIVLDECGQGAAEYILLFGGVIFIAIATLLIYTEYIKTTNPLNVATDLNSVRESVKSG from the coding sequence GTGATAATAGTTTTAGATGAATGTGGCCAAGGAGCCGCTGAGTATATACTTCTTTTTGGTGGAGTAATTTTTATTGCTATAGCAACCCTTTTGATCTATACAGAGTACATAAAAACAACGAATCCTCTTAATGTAGCCACAGACCTCAACAGTGTAAGGGAAAGCGTAAAAAGCGGGTAA
- a CDS encoding Era-like GTP-binding protein: MANFFTNFLDKLRGRNKKLKIGLYGHPNSGKTTLANRMCEDWLGKPLGLTSEIPHETRTVYKQEKITIKKDGVELDFDIIDTPGIATKVDYKNFLEFGLSEQEAKERAKEATKGIIEAIKWLDDVTGVLLVMDSSQDPLTQANITIIGNLEARKIPFLIVANKIDLPESSPERIISVFPQHTVVPISALHGENTEDLYMQMVKKFR; encoded by the coding sequence ATGGCAAATTTTTTCACCAATTTCCTTGATAAACTGCGCGGAAGAAACAAGAAACTGAAGATAGGACTCTACGGTCACCCAAATTCCGGTAAAACAACTCTTGCGAACAGGATGTGTGAGGACTGGCTTGGAAAACCCCTGGGGTTGACCTCAGAGATACCACACGAAACGAGAACTGTGTATAAACAGGAGAAAATCACCATAAAGAAAGATGGAGTGGAACTTGACTTTGACATCATTGACACACCGGGAATAGCAACAAAGGTTGACTACAAGAACTTCCTTGAATTTGGCTTGTCCGAGCAGGAGGCCAAGGAACGAGCCAAGGAGGCCACCAAGGGGATAATTGAGGCAATAAAATGGCTTGATGATGTTACCGGCGTACTTCTTGTCATGGATTCATCACAGGACCCTCTGACACAGGCTAATATAACAATAATAGGGAACCTTGAGGCGAGGAAGATACCCTTCCTCATAGTTGCAAACAAGATAGACCTCCCTGAGTCATCTCCGGAGAGGATCATATCGGTTTTCCCCCAGCACACGGTCGTCCCTATCTCAGCATTGCACGGTGAAAACACAGAGGACCTTTACATGCAGATGGTTAAAAAATTCAGGTGA
- a CDS encoding DUF2073 domain-containing protein translates to MDGLKMDFLSSEALEDKSSMEKISMIIDRVKDGDILVLEGSLSPSEEAELIETTMREIDIENFVGIDIYTLEKDEKAFLGLSKRRTVGLTIIGPANVMRTVKRKSNFLSMIAEIGDSGASVH, encoded by the coding sequence ATGGATGGCTTGAAAATGGATTTTCTTTCATCAGAGGCTCTTGAGGATAAAAGCAGCATGGAAAAGATCTCAATGATCATAGACCGTGTAAAGGATGGGGATATACTGGTCCTGGAGGGAAGTCTTTCACCCTCAGAGGAGGCTGAACTCATAGAAACCACCATGAGAGAGATTGACATTGAAAACTTTGTGGGAATAGACATATATACACTTGAAAAGGATGAGAAGGCATTTCTGGGACTCTCAAAGAGAAGGACAGTTGGACTCACCATAATAGGACCTGCCAATGTCATGCGAACAGTCAAGAGGAAGTCGAACTTCCTCTCAATGATTGCAGAGATCGGTGATTCAGGTGCATCAGTGCATTAA
- a CDS encoding class III signal peptide-containing protein, whose product MIEEEAQISAEMILIVGALLVIVIAVGSYIFNISGSIAGNISEVINTARDTTINKL is encoded by the coding sequence TTGATCGAGGAAGAGGCCCAGATAAGCGCTGAAATGATACTGATCGTAGGAGCACTGCTGGTAATAGTCATAGCCGTAGGCTCCTACATTTTTAACATCTCCGGCTCAATAGCCGGAAACATCAGCGAAGTAATCAACACCGCCCGTGACACCACGATCAACAAACTCTAA